One Shewanella sp. MR-4 DNA window includes the following coding sequences:
- a CDS encoding RidA family protein has product MKSIIHAERAPAAIGPYSHGTSYGNLIFTSGQLPVCKENGGVVDGGISEQSVQCLENLKYVIEAGGGSLETVLKTTCYLSEISDFAAFNEVYKSYFKTDCPARSCFAVKDLPLGVKVEVEAIAHIHA; this is encoded by the coding sequence ATGAAAAGCATCATTCATGCGGAACGTGCCCCAGCCGCTATTGGCCCTTATTCCCACGGTACTAGCTATGGCAACCTGATTTTTACCTCTGGACAACTTCCAGTTTGCAAAGAAAATGGTGGCGTTGTCGATGGCGGGATCAGCGAACAATCAGTGCAATGCCTTGAGAATCTGAAATACGTTATCGAAGCCGGCGGCGGTAGCCTAGAAACCGTGCTTAAAACCACTTGTTACTTAAGTGAGATCAGCGACTTTGCCGCCTTTAATGAAGTCTATAAAAGCTATTTCAAAACCGACTGCCCTGCGCGCAGCTGCTTTGCGGTAAAAGATCTTCCACTGGGTGTCAAAGTCGAAGTCGAAGCTATCGCCCACATTCACGCATAA
- a CDS encoding amino acid permease, whose protein sequence is MDATITAAQWKEDTRFDSTDWGWIIMSIGMAIGAGIVFLPVQVGLMGLWVFLLSSVIGYPAMYLFQRLFINTLAESPECKDYPSVISGYLGKNWGILLGGLYFIMLVIWVFVYSTAITNDSASFLQSFGATTSLLSENPFYGLALICGLVALASRGENLLFKISTFMVLTKLGVVAVLGLMMVDKWDINNIGSVPSTGDWLKDAIVMLPFTLTSILFIQSLSPMVISYRSREKSLAVARFKAMRAMNIAFGVLFVVVFFYAVSFTLAMGHEQAVRASHENISALAMVAQGMPGQTLKLLSLTLNIFAVMTAYFGVYLGFREACQGLTMNMLRRVMPEERINKSLVGYGIMIFTILLSWGAIVLNAPVLSFTSICSPIFGLVGCLIPAYLVYRVPALHKYKGVSLYIIIITGLLLCISPLLAFS, encoded by the coding sequence ATGGATGCAACCATAACGGCAGCACAATGGAAAGAGGATACCCGCTTCGACAGTACGGATTGGGGCTGGATCATTATGAGTATTGGCATGGCGATTGGCGCCGGGATCGTATTTTTGCCAGTGCAGGTGGGGTTGATGGGCTTGTGGGTATTCTTGCTTTCAAGCGTGATTGGTTATCCTGCCATGTATTTGTTTCAACGCTTGTTTATTAATACCTTGGCCGAGTCACCCGAGTGTAAGGATTATCCGAGTGTGATTTCGGGATATCTGGGCAAAAACTGGGGCATCTTACTCGGCGGCTTATATTTCATTATGTTGGTGATTTGGGTGTTTGTGTATTCCACGGCTATCACCAATGATAGTGCCTCCTTTTTACAAAGCTTTGGCGCGACCACATCATTGTTGTCTGAAAATCCCTTCTATGGCTTAGCATTGATCTGTGGCTTAGTCGCATTGGCCTCCCGTGGTGAAAACCTGTTATTTAAGATCTCCACCTTTATGGTGCTGACTAAGCTTGGGGTAGTGGCGGTACTCGGGCTGATGATGGTCGATAAGTGGGATATCAATAATATCGGTAGCGTACCCAGCACGGGCGATTGGCTAAAGGATGCGATTGTGATGTTGCCTTTTACGCTCACATCTATTCTATTTATCCAAAGTTTAAGCCCTATGGTGATCTCTTACCGCTCGCGGGAAAAATCCCTTGCCGTTGCCCGCTTTAAGGCGATGCGTGCGATGAACATTGCCTTTGGGGTGTTGTTTGTGGTGGTGTTTTTCTACGCTGTGTCTTTTACCCTCGCCATGGGGCATGAGCAGGCGGTGCGCGCTTCCCATGAAAATATCTCTGCTTTAGCCATGGTGGCCCAGGGCATGCCAGGACAAACCTTAAAACTGCTTAGTCTGACCTTAAATATCTTTGCGGTGATGACGGCGTATTTTGGTGTGTATTTAGGGTTTAGAGAGGCGTGTCAGGGATTGACCATGAATATGCTGCGCCGGGTGATGCCAGAGGAGCGGATCAATAAGTCGTTAGTGGGTTACGGCATCATGATCTTTACCATTTTGCTGTCGTGGGGCGCGATTGTATTAAATGCCCCTGTGCTGAGTTTTACCTCTATCTGCAGTCCAATCTTTGGTTTAGTGGGATGCTTGATCCCTGCCTATTTGGTCTATCGAGTGCCTGCGCTGCACAAATATAAAGGGGTGTCGCTGTATATCATTATCATCACTGGCTTACTGTTATGCATCTCTCCTCTGCTTGCCTTTAGTTAG
- a CDS encoding transcriptional regulator, whose amino-acid sequence MKLQDLTQSDLDILKSIENIVDGIAAMYGQHTEVVLHSLDAKHPSVIKIANGHVTGREVGAPITNLALLKLKTGQDISNSYLTKCANGKTLRSITTVIRNPKNLPIGLLCINSDMDAPLQSVLRTMMPEQLLGSELTSSPEVFARNIDEALHSTIDSVNHEVRANPAISPSQKSREIVNQLHELGIFELKDSAQVAAARLGISVHSIYRYLREIKANQTESEKSLA is encoded by the coding sequence GTGAAATTGCAAGACTTAACTCAAAGCGATCTGGATATACTCAAGTCCATCGAAAATATCGTCGATGGGATTGCTGCCATGTATGGCCAACACACTGAAGTGGTGCTGCACAGTTTGGATGCTAAGCACCCTTCGGTGATCAAAATTGCCAATGGCCATGTTACTGGCCGCGAGGTCGGTGCGCCCATTACCAACCTTGCCTTGCTCAAGCTTAAAACGGGTCAGGATATTTCCAACTCTTACCTGACTAAGTGCGCCAACGGTAAAACTTTACGCTCGATCACCACAGTGATCCGCAATCCCAAAAACCTGCCGATTGGGTTGCTGTGCATTAATAGCGATATGGATGCACCGCTGCAATCTGTGCTGCGCACTATGATGCCGGAGCAACTCCTTGGCAGCGAACTGACCAGTTCGCCCGAGGTGTTTGCGCGCAATATTGATGAGGCGCTGCACAGCACTATCGATAGTGTCAACCACGAGGTACGTGCGAATCCCGCGATTTCCCCTTCACAAAAGAGTCGCGAAATTGTCAATCAACTCCATGAGTTAGGGATTTTCGAACTCAAGGATAGCGCCCAAGTGGCCGCCGCTCGTTTGGGGATATCAGTGCATTCGATCTATCGCTATCTGCGTGAAATCAAAGCCAATCAAACCGAAAGCGAGAAAAGCCTCGCTTAA
- a CDS encoding serine dehydratase subunit alpha family protein gives MKPQWQQYIQIINQVVKPALGCTEPIAAAYAAAVARTLLPVEPESIAVQVSDNLYKNSMGVYVPGTGKIGLAIAAAAGALAGDAEAGLEVLANVTPEQVTKAQTLIDAGKVKVERTETDEFIYCCVSLTAGEQEAMVKICGGHTLIAEKRLNGELVFTADNAQAKATGSICDGIDINIESIYRFAQEVPFEEIQFILKASELNSKLSDEGMSKPYGLEVGRTMKNGIAAGIIGEDLLNKIVMLTAAASDARMGGANLPAMSNLGSGNQGIAATIPVVITAQCYKVSEEKLARALIMSHLGAIYIKSHYPPLSAFCGNTVTSAAASMAMVYLAGGSFEQSCYAIQNVISDSSGMVCDGAKASCAMKVSTSSSAAVRSFLMALSSQNVSGQGIIAKDVEKTIKNIGKMVLNGMSSTDVTIINIMSE, from the coding sequence ATGAAACCTCAATGGCAGCAATACATTCAGATTATTAACCAAGTGGTTAAACCCGCCCTAGGCTGTACCGAGCCGATTGCCGCCGCCTATGCGGCGGCCGTGGCCCGTACATTATTGCCCGTAGAGCCAGAGTCAATTGCAGTACAAGTTTCAGATAATCTGTATAAAAACTCGATGGGCGTCTATGTCCCCGGCACAGGCAAAATCGGCCTTGCTATCGCTGCGGCTGCGGGCGCGCTTGCGGGCGATGCCGAAGCGGGACTCGAAGTCCTTGCCAACGTTACTCCGGAGCAAGTCACCAAGGCGCAAACCCTAATCGATGCGGGAAAAGTGAAGGTAGAGCGAACCGAGACTGACGAATTTATTTATTGCTGCGTGAGCTTAACCGCTGGTGAGCAAGAGGCCATGGTGAAAATCTGTGGCGGCCATACCTTAATTGCCGAGAAGCGTTTAAACGGTGAACTGGTGTTTACCGCAGATAACGCCCAAGCCAAGGCCACAGGCTCAATCTGCGATGGTATAGATATCAATATTGAGTCGATTTACCGCTTCGCCCAGGAAGTACCCTTCGAAGAAATCCAATTTATCCTTAAAGCCTCTGAATTAAATAGTAAATTATCCGATGAAGGCATGTCCAAACCCTATGGTTTGGAAGTTGGCCGTACCATGAAAAACGGCATTGCCGCTGGGATCATCGGTGAGGACTTACTCAATAAGATTGTGATGCTCACCGCGGCGGCTTCGGATGCGCGTATGGGCGGCGCTAATCTGCCCGCCATGAGCAATTTAGGCAGTGGTAACCAAGGGATTGCGGCGACGATTCCTGTGGTGATCACCGCCCAATGTTATAAGGTCAGCGAAGAGAAACTGGCTCGCGCGCTGATCATGAGCCACCTCGGGGCGATTTATATCAAATCCCACTACCCGCCGTTATCGGCATTCTGTGGCAATACGGTCACCAGTGCCGCAGCCTCTATGGCCATGGTGTATTTAGCGGGCGGCAGCTTCGAGCAATCCTGCTATGCGATTCAAAACGTCATCAGTGACAGCTCGGGCATGGTCTGTGACGGTGCCAAAGCCTCCTGCGCTATGAAGGTCAGTACCTCTTCGAGTGCGGCGGTACGTTCATTCTTAATGGCGCTAAGTAGCCAAAACGTGTCAGGCCAAGGCATCATAGCCAAAGATGTAGAGAAAACCATTAAGAACATAGGCAAAATGGTACTTAACGGCATGTCATCTACGGATGTCACCATCATTAATATCATGTCAGAATAA